AAGCAAAATTAAATCCGTCTGCTGAGCAAGTGCCATGGCAATCCACACTCTTTGCCGCTGCCCGCCAGACAGCGTATCCACTTCCCGATGCTCTAAATCCATAAGTTTGGTTACCGATATAGCCCATTGCACAATTTTTTTGTCTTCAGCGGTCAACTTTCCAAATCCCTTTTGGTGGGGGAATCTTCCATATGCAACCAGCTCACTTACCGTCAAGCCGCTGGGCGCACTAGGTGTCTGCGGTAAGATTGCCATCTTTTTAGCGATTTCCTTTGTAGAAAGTGTTGAAATATCTTCTCCGCTCAAATATACCATGCCATTCTTCGGTTTAAGAATGCGCCCAACCGCTTTTAATATAGTAGACTTTCCACATCCGTTGGGCCCAATGATGGAAGTAATTTTTTTATGAGGAATGGCTAAATTTAAATTTTCTACAATCACGGCATCATCGTAGGCAATGTCTAAATCTTTTGTTTCAATACTGTTCATATTGCCCTCCTTAATTTGCTTTCGCCAATAGATATAAAAAGTATGGTGTACTCAACACTGTAATTACAATGCCCGTAGGTACATCTGCTCCCAGACTGATAGTTCTTGTCAGTGTATCTGCAAACAGTACAACAATTGCACCACAAAGGGCAGATGCAGGGAGTAGAAGTTTATGATTTGGCCCCACTAATTTTCTTGCCATATGGGGAGAAATCATGCCTACAAAGAAAAAGTTTCCTCCTAGGGATACACTTCCCGAA
The genomic region above belongs to Aminipila butyrica and contains:
- a CDS encoding ABC transporter ATP-binding protein — its product is MNSIETKDLDIAYDDAVIVENLNLAIPHKKITSIIGPNGCGKSTILKAVGRILKPKNGMVYLSGEDISTLSTKEIAKKMAILPQTPSAPSGLTVSELVAYGRFPHQKGFGKLTAEDKKIVQWAISVTKLMDLEHREVDTLSGGQRQRVWIAMALAQQTDLILLDEPTTYLDLAHQLEVLELLHELNRSQECTIAMVLHDLNLAARFSDYMIAVRGGKMIQHGSPEDVMVPPVLKEAFSIDAEIVRDPRTGRPVCLTYDLLHTKSFSVKEAMAV